The Chryseobacterium sp. 52 genome includes a region encoding these proteins:
- a CDS encoding tetratricopeptide repeat protein: MAKKIFVFLFSLSIFFSSFSHAQNLTDDQLKRIIYDIEIIPANDKDILNIQNIIKKCDACEGIGYLKIAKIYAKNNNQAKALEYIEKINSRQLITADAGLEDFFSLKCLQSGIYRSSGEFVKALDELNELSAEPRIRNYPYYTYFILLLRGSINISMENKAESLRYFREAYKISKSCREKKNLDKIPGRKQQFQIEDSYKSTAYLAVAYVDMDKPDSARIYMKEALRDVDHLDDVRNADIKYTTYHVAGSVYMVDKDYQKAQTYYLMSKKVAEKYLPRYDMKLAIYTALLELYEREGRKDSINYYLKEIVELQKNNKKKDIGVNTSIDIGDRKQMQNLEINNKRLIYTLVIILVIGAVLIYFTFFFYRKYKERSLSKIDIPLHDFTRKEQYNESFKEVVLLAKENKPEFLTRFNQLFSEFSARILSVNDTVQSSELRFCAYLYLNFSTKDIAEYTYISVRTVQTKKYKLRKKLNIPGDVDIYVWLDNLLK, translated from the coding sequence ATGGCAAAAAAAATATTTGTTTTCTTATTCTCTCTGAGTATTTTTTTTAGTTCTTTCAGCCATGCTCAAAACCTGACGGATGATCAGCTAAAAAGAATCATATATGATATAGAGATCATTCCTGCAAATGATAAAGATATCCTGAACATTCAAAATATAATAAAAAAATGTGATGCATGTGAGGGTATAGGGTATCTCAAAATCGCGAAGATTTATGCCAAAAACAATAATCAGGCAAAAGCTTTAGAGTATATCGAAAAAATAAATAGCAGGCAACTGATTACGGCAGATGCCGGTCTGGAAGATTTTTTTAGTTTAAAATGTTTGCAATCCGGTATATACAGGTCTTCCGGAGAATTTGTAAAAGCGCTGGATGAGCTTAATGAATTGTCTGCAGAGCCGCGGATCAGAAATTACCCTTATTACACCTATTTTATTTTATTACTGCGCGGTAGCATTAATATATCTATGGAAAATAAAGCTGAATCTTTAAGATATTTTAGAGAGGCATATAAAATTTCAAAATCATGCAGGGAGAAAAAAAACCTGGATAAAATACCCGGAAGAAAACAACAGTTTCAAATCGAAGACAGCTATAAATCAACTGCTTACTTAGCCGTTGCATATGTTGATATGGACAAGCCGGATTCAGCCAGAATTTATATGAAAGAAGCTCTAAGGGATGTGGATCATTTGGATGATGTAAGAAATGCAGATATCAAATACACCACCTATCATGTTGCCGGATCTGTATATATGGTTGATAAAGATTATCAGAAAGCACAGACCTATTATCTGATGAGTAAGAAAGTAGCAGAGAAATATTTGCCAAGGTATGATATGAAGCTGGCTATATACACTGCGTTGCTGGAATTATACGAAAGAGAAGGAAGAAAAGACAGTATTAATTACTATTTAAAAGAAATAGTTGAACTCCAGAAAAATAACAAGAAGAAAGATATCGGTGTCAATACATCTATAGATATCGGAGACCGAAAGCAAATGCAGAATCTGGAGATTAATAATAAAAGACTGATCTATACACTGGTCATTATTCTTGTGATCGGTGCGGTGCTTATTTATTTTACATTCTTTTTTTACAGGAAATATAAAGAGAGAAGTCTGAGTAAGATAGATATTCCTTTACATGACTTTACCAGGAAGGAGCAATATAATGAATCGTTTAAAGAAGTTGTTTTACTTGCCAAAGAAAATAAGCCTGAATTTTTGACAAGATTTAATCAGCTATTTTCTGAATTTTCTGCGAGGATATTGTCCGTTAATGATACTGTTCAAAGTTCAGAATTAAGATTTTGTGCCTATCTGTACCTGAATTTTTCCACCAAAGACATTGCCGAATACACGTATATTTCGGTTAGAACTGTACAGACAAAGAAGTATAAATTAAGAAAGAAGTTAAATATTCCCGGGGATGTTGATATATATGTATGGCTTGATAATTTACTAAAATAA
- a CDS encoding vWA domain-containing protein — MSRRLLAYFLLDTSGSMNGEPIQALNNGFNGLISMLRADPQAMDSLHLSVITFDREVKNIIPLTDLASFYPMEITCPDSGPTHTGAALEMVSELVKKELIKGSSEEKEDWRPLLFIFTDGKPSDIQKYRQMIPVIRGLEFGAIVGCAAGPKADEQFLKELTDHVVKLDTTDAITLSSFFKWVSSSITMGGKSQGTGESTPLPPPPSELNIII, encoded by the coding sequence ATGAGCAGGAGATTATTAGCATACTTTTTACTGGATACTTCAGGTTCTATGAACGGAGAACCTATCCAGGCATTAAATAATGGATTTAACGGGCTGATAAGCATGCTCCGGGCAGATCCTCAGGCAATGGACAGCCTTCATCTCAGTGTGATTACCTTTGACCGTGAAGTTAAAAATATCATTCCACTGACTGATCTTGCCAGTTTTTACCCTATGGAAATTACCTGTCCGGACAGTGGGCCTACCCACACCGGCGCAGCATTGGAGATGGTTTCTGAATTGGTTAAAAAAGAGCTGATCAAAGGTTCTTCAGAAGAAAAAGAAGACTGGAGACCATTACTGTTCATATTTACCGACGGAAAACCATCCGATATCCAGAAATACAGACAGATGATCCCGGTGATCAGAGGGCTGGAATTTGGGGCTATAGTAGGTTGTGCGGCAGGCCCTAAAGCTGATGAGCAGTTTTTGAAAGAATTGACAGACCATGTGGTCAAACTGGATACCACCGATGCGATAACGCTTTCCTCATTTTTCAAATGGGTAAGCTCTTCAATCACGATGGGAGGAAAATCACAGGGAACCGGAGAAAGTACACCGCTGCCTCCGCCACCTTCAGAACTTAATATTATTATCTAA
- a CDS encoding TerD family protein, which produces MAINLQKGQTIDLRKNDRGESVYDLSQVTIGLGWDVRKQGGFFGKLFSKEAEYDLDAVAFLLDGNGKVANLGKTVQTNEGRQIALYQGDVVFFNSMQHPSGKIWLTGDNRTGAGDGDDEQIIVKLDQLDESYQKILFLVTIYQGKQNNQHFGMIENAFIRAVDAKGKEITKYSLSGDSSMNGKCAMVFAEAYRHNGDWKFRAIGDPHQTDNFIEILKQYTYSN; this is translated from the coding sequence ATGGCAATTAATTTACAGAAAGGTCAGACGATTGATTTAAGAAAAAATGACCGTGGAGAAAGTGTTTACGATCTTTCACAAGTAACGATCGGTTTAGGGTGGGATGTAAGAAAGCAGGGCGGTTTCTTTGGGAAACTGTTCAGTAAAGAAGCAGAATATGATCTTGATGCAGTAGCATTTCTTTTAGATGGAAACGGTAAAGTTGCCAATCTGGGGAAAACAGTACAGACCAACGAAGGAAGACAGATTGCGCTTTATCAGGGTGATGTCGTTTTCTTCAATTCTATGCAGCACCCAAGCGGGAAAATATGGTTAACAGGAGATAACAGAACCGGTGCAGGAGATGGAGATGATGAGCAGATCATTGTGAAGCTTGATCAATTGGATGAAAGCTATCAGAAAATATTATTTCTCGTGACCATTTATCAGGGAAAACAGAATAACCAGCATTTCGGAATGATAGAGAATGCCTTTATCAGAGCCGTAGATGCCAAAGGAAAAGAAATTACAAAATACAGCCTTTCAGGAGATTCAAGTATGAACGGAAAATGTGCTATGGTTTTTGCCGAAGCTTACCGCCATAACGGTGACTGGAAATTCCGTGCTATAGGAGATCCGCACCAGACAGATAACTTTATTGAGATTCTGAAACAGTATACATACAGCAATTAA
- a CDS encoding T9SS type A sorting domain-containing protein: protein MQTKLLFQWILIILFMALSPKSFGRTIILNINNANSDGSLYQRSENVSIGDKIRFTNNLPYPITPQNSSFINDGVGSIPVNIQPGGYFEIELMSASKTQFTFVHMLMAQNKYYNSRINLTFQAALGVDDTLNKAKVKTQVFPNPCTDVLNITSTENISGLELYDITGKILFTQKATDFKENNKGNIPMTSYLNGKYFLKIRNTDGSYSAINVIKK from the coding sequence ATGCAAACAAAACTACTTTTTCAATGGATTTTGATCATTTTATTTATGGCTCTCAGTCCAAAAAGCTTCGGCAGAACAATTATTCTGAACATCAACAATGCCAATTCAGACGGCTCTCTTTACCAGCGTAGTGAGAATGTGAGTATTGGGGATAAAATCCGGTTTACCAATAATTTACCCTACCCGATTACCCCTCAAAACAGCAGCTTTATCAATGATGGGGTAGGCAGTATTCCTGTTAACATTCAACCCGGGGGTTATTTTGAGATAGAACTGATGTCCGCCTCAAAGACTCAATTTACATTTGTTCATATGCTTATGGCGCAAAACAAATACTACAACAGCAGGATCAATCTAACCTTTCAGGCGGCTCTGGGGGTTGACGATACATTAAACAAAGCAAAAGTAAAAACCCAGGTCTTCCCAAATCCCTGCACGGATGTATTGAATATTACATCCACAGAAAACATCAGTGGATTAGAGCTTTATGATATCACAGGGAAAATCTTGTTCACGCAAAAAGCAACAGATTTCAAAGAGAATAACAAAGGAAATATTCCAATGACCTCTTACTTAAATGGGAAATACTTTTTAAAGATAAGAAACACTGACGGCTCATATTCTGCAATAAACGTCATAAAAAAATAA
- a CDS encoding TerD family protein: MAINLQKGQKIEIGLTKMTIGLGWDPNEGTGFDFDLDASAIMIDSDRKLVNEDCFVFYNNLQSPDGALTHTGDDPSGKNSDGDDDEAIIVDLEKVDPRAEEILFVVTIEDFERRKQNFGQVRNSYIRIVDNSTNQEIAKYELDEDFSIETGVEFGRLYKKSGSWKFEASGIGYRADLAFFLEKYYKGQIIK, translated from the coding sequence ATGGCAATTAATTTACAGAAAGGACAAAAGATCGAGATAGGACTGACAAAAATGACGATAGGCTTGGGCTGGGACCCGAATGAAGGGACAGGTTTTGACTTCGATCTGGATGCTTCTGCCATCATGATTGATTCCGACAGAAAATTAGTAAATGAAGACTGCTTTGTTTTTTATAATAACCTGCAGTCTCCCGATGGCGCACTAACTCATACAGGAGATGATCCAAGTGGTAAAAACAGTGATGGCGATGATGATGAAGCAATTATTGTCGATCTTGAAAAAGTAGATCCTAGAGCTGAAGAGATTCTTTTTGTAGTTACTATAGAAGATTTTGAAAGAAGAAAGCAGAACTTCGGACAGGTCAGAAATTCATACATCAGAATTGTTGATAACAGTACCAACCAGGAGATCGCAAAATATGAGCTGGATGAGGATTTCTCTATTGAAACAGGCGTAGAATTCGGAAGATTATACAAAAAAAGCGGAAGCTGGAAATTTGAAGCATCAGGAATAGGCTACAGAGCAGACCTGGCTTTCTTCCTGGAAAAATATTATAAAGGACAGATCATTAAATAA
- the tyrS gene encoding tyrosine--tRNA ligase translates to MISTLQENTAIILPENGLEQKLKQAEEENRKLIIKLGFDPTAPDLHLGHAVVLKKLKQFQDLGHQIVIVVGSFTARIGDPTGKNKARKPLSVEDVNHHAQTYINQLSKIIDVEKTKIVFNSDWLDALSFSEVIQLMSKVTVAQLMHRNDFNKRFAENTAIAMHELVYPILQGFDSVEIECDIEMGGTDQLFNCTMGRQLQEAHQMSAQTVICMPLLKGLDGKEKMSKSLNNIIGLTDEPNEMFGKTMSIPDSLIDEFIDLASDFSVTEKADLKLKLQNGENPMNIKKLIAKNIITQYHHQNAADDAEQFFSSQFQNKNFEEKVYESVSIHSVLHHEGITTLVELCSQLKNDLSKSAVRRLIQSGGIQVNNIKITDPDQEIELLQGIKIKIGKRSFFELI, encoded by the coding sequence ATGATCAGTACATTACAAGAAAACACAGCCATTATTCTTCCGGAAAACGGTCTGGAACAGAAACTGAAGCAGGCTGAAGAGGAAAACAGGAAATTAATTATTAAGCTGGGCTTCGACCCTACTGCTCCGGATCTGCATCTGGGTCATGCTGTTGTGCTTAAAAAACTGAAGCAGTTTCAAGATCTGGGACATCAGATTGTCATCGTAGTTGGAAGTTTTACAGCAAGAATTGGTGATCCGACAGGGAAAAACAAGGCCAGGAAACCTTTAAGTGTTGAAGACGTTAATCATCATGCTCAGACATATATCAATCAGCTTTCGAAGATCATTGATGTGGAAAAAACCAAAATTGTTTTTAATTCGGACTGGCTGGATGCACTCAGCTTTTCTGAAGTCATTCAGTTAATGTCAAAGGTCACGGTAGCGCAACTGATGCACAGGAATGATTTTAATAAAAGGTTTGCAGAAAATACTGCCATTGCCATGCACGAACTGGTCTACCCTATTTTGCAGGGATTTGATTCTGTAGAAATTGAATGTGATATTGAAATGGGCGGCACGGATCAGCTTTTTAACTGCACCATGGGAAGGCAGCTGCAGGAAGCCCACCAAATGTCTGCACAGACTGTCATATGTATGCCTCTGCTCAAAGGCCTTGACGGTAAAGAAAAGATGAGTAAGTCTCTGAACAATATTATCGGGCTTACAGATGAACCGAATGAAATGTTTGGGAAAACCATGTCTATTCCGGACAGCCTGATTGATGAATTTATTGATCTTGCTTCAGATTTTTCTGTCACCGAGAAAGCCGATTTAAAATTAAAATTGCAAAATGGCGAAAATCCGATGAATATTAAAAAGCTGATCGCTAAAAATATCATTACCCAATACCATCATCAAAATGCAGCAGATGATGCCGAACAGTTTTTCAGCAGTCAGTTTCAGAATAAAAATTTTGAAGAGAAAGTTTATGAATCGGTTTCTATCCATTCTGTGCTTCATCATGAAGGTATAACAACTCTGGTAGAACTTTGCAGCCAGCTTAAAAATGACCTCAGCAAATCTGCGGTCCGGAGACTGATCCAAAGTGGAGGAATTCAGGTTAACAATATAAAAATAACGGATCCTGATCAGGAAATTGAACTATTACAAGGCATAAAGATTAAAATCGGAAAAAGAAGTTTCTTTGAACTTATATAA
- a CDS encoding 3'-5' exoribonuclease, whose product MVDIESDGPIPGDFSMICFGAVLVNEELDTTFYGKLKPISEKFNPDALAVSGFSREETMGFDDPEEVMISFEEWIKENSKGRPIFISDNNGFDWMFICWYFHHFTGENPFGYSSRRLSDLYCGLEKDTFAQWKHLRKTEHTHNPVDDARGNAEVLLHMKKEMGLKISFK is encoded by the coding sequence ATGGTTGACATAGAATCGGATGGCCCGATTCCCGGAGATTTTTCAATGATCTGTTTTGGAGCAGTTCTTGTGAATGAAGAGCTGGATACTACTTTTTATGGAAAACTGAAACCTATTTCTGAAAAATTTAACCCGGATGCTCTGGCTGTTTCAGGCTTCAGCAGGGAAGAAACGATGGGTTTTGATGATCCTGAAGAAGTAATGATTTCTTTTGAAGAATGGATCAAAGAGAATTCTAAAGGAAGACCTATTTTTATCAGTGATAATAATGGTTTCGACTGGATGTTCATTTGCTGGTACTTTCATCATTTTACCGGGGAAAATCCTTTTGGGTATTCTTCAAGAAGACTGTCTGATCTGTACTGCGGATTGGAAAAAGATACTTTTGCGCAATGGAAACACCTTCGTAAAACAGAGCATACACACAATCCTGTAGATGATGCCAGAGGAAATGCAGAAGTTCTGCTGCATATGAAGAAAGAAATGGGACTGAAGATAAGTTTTAAATAA
- a CDS encoding NAD(P)H-dependent oxidoreductase: protein MRHLIIYAHPNENSLNHRLLQTVTESLKKGNHETEIRDLNKIGFNPVFSLEDMQIQMEGKISDDIKTEQDYISWAEQITFIYPIWWTGMPAIMKGYIDRVFSYGFAYRYDQGVQKGLLKGKKAVIINTHGKSHEEYERMGMDKALTLTSDNGIFLYSGFEIIQHFFFDRADKASPEDLEIWKEQIINTYSPPVFNL from the coding sequence ATGAGACATTTAATCATTTACGCACATCCCAATGAAAACAGCTTAAACCACCGTTTACTTCAAACCGTTACTGAAAGTCTGAAAAAAGGCAATCACGAAACTGAAATAAGAGATCTGAATAAGATCGGCTTTAATCCGGTATTTTCTCTGGAAGATATGCAGATACAAATGGAAGGGAAAATTTCAGATGATATAAAAACTGAGCAGGACTACATCTCCTGGGCAGAACAGATCACTTTTATCTATCCGATCTGGTGGACCGGAATGCCCGCCATCATGAAAGGGTATATTGACAGGGTCTTCAGTTATGGCTTTGCCTACCGCTATGATCAGGGCGTTCAGAAAGGACTTTTAAAAGGTAAAAAAGCGGTTATTATCAACACCCACGGAAAATCACATGAAGAATATGAGCGTATGGGAATGGATAAAGCTTTAACCCTTACCTCGGACAATGGAATTTTTCTTTACAGCGGATTTGAAATCATTCAGCATTTCTTTTTTGACAGAGCAGATAAAGCAAGTCCCGAGGATCTGGAGATATGGAAAGAACAGATCATAAATACATATTCACCACCTGTTTTTAATCTATAA
- a CDS encoding helix-hairpin-helix domain-containing protein: MKKTVKVISILDRAKSYEYVDESPIRGGVKDVYFSPDREYVVAFYRSPLDAGQKERIMRIVSTYLGNIQNGNSADYFLNEIFRWPYDIVERDKLTGIVVPVYHKKFFFAKGYIGSDNIQGQDKVGKWFTAPMFRNQQYPLRLDHSELGDWLSYFQITINISRGVKKLHQMGLAHSDLSYNNILVDPITKSACIIDIDGLVVPKLFPPEVIGTADFIAPEVLKTKHLSMQDSGRHLPNQKTDLHALAVLIYMYLFRRHPLRGSKIWDLDSEKDEIISMGEKALFVEHSKDPSNHVKADHLRKWDAFWGDPQKISYTAAGPYLSELFRKAFIDGLHDPIRRPMANEWETALLKTADLIQPCHNPDCAEKWYVFDNSSNPKCPFCGTPHKGTLPVLDLYFKFDDEVWKPENHRLMVYNNQYLFKWHVSRKVIRNENLTMQDKMPVGYFTFHNGKWVFVNQSLTSMKDVTEQKEIPTGSMVELTDGKKILLSAEEGGRLIFVTLVNQ; encoded by the coding sequence ATGAAAAAGACCGTTAAAGTTATTTCTATCCTGGACAGAGCAAAATCTTATGAATATGTAGACGAAAGTCCCATTCGTGGCGGAGTGAAAGATGTTTATTTTTCGCCGGACAGAGAATATGTTGTGGCTTTCTACCGGAGTCCTCTGGATGCCGGGCAAAAAGAACGGATTATGAGGATTGTTTCCACCTATCTCGGGAATATACAAAACGGAAATTCAGCAGATTATTTTCTGAACGAGATATTCAGATGGCCATACGATATTGTAGAAAGAGATAAGCTGACAGGCATTGTAGTTCCTGTTTACCATAAAAAATTCTTCTTTGCAAAAGGATATATAGGATCAGATAATATCCAGGGTCAGGATAAAGTAGGAAAATGGTTCACCGCTCCCATGTTTAGGAACCAACAGTACCCTTTAAGACTGGATCATTCAGAATTGGGAGACTGGCTCAGCTATTTTCAGATCACGATTAACATCAGCAGAGGCGTTAAAAAACTTCACCAGATGGGCCTTGCGCACTCAGATCTTTCCTACAATAACATTTTGGTGGATCCAATTACAAAATCAGCCTGTATTATCGATATAGACGGTTTGGTCGTTCCGAAACTATTCCCTCCGGAAGTAATCGGGACTGCAGACTTTATTGCTCCTGAAGTTTTAAAGACCAAGCACCTGAGTATGCAGGATTCCGGAAGACATCTCCCTAATCAGAAGACGGATCTGCATGCACTGGCTGTGCTTATTTATATGTACCTGTTCAGAAGACATCCGCTGAGAGGAAGTAAAATATGGGATCTGGACTCTGAAAAAGACGAGATTATTTCTATGGGTGAAAAAGCACTGTTCGTAGAGCATTCCAAGGATCCATCCAACCACGTAAAAGCGGATCATTTGAGAAAATGGGATGCTTTCTGGGGTGATCCTCAAAAAATTTCTTACACTGCTGCAGGCCCTTATCTTTCTGAACTTTTCAGAAAAGCATTTATAGACGGTCTTCATGACCCGATCAGACGCCCTATGGCCAATGAATGGGAAACTGCACTCCTGAAAACTGCCGATCTGATACAGCCTTGTCATAATCCCGATTGTGCAGAAAAATGGTATGTCTTTGACAACAGCAGCAATCCGAAATGCCCTTTCTGTGGAACACCGCATAAAGGAACTTTGCCTGTGCTGGATCTTTATTTTAAATTTGATGATGAGGTATGGAAACCTGAAAACCACCGATTGATGGTGTACAACAACCAGTATTTATTCAAATGGCATGTTTCCAGGAAGGTGATCAGAAATGAAAACCTGACCATGCAGGATAAAATGCCTGTAGGGTATTTCACTTTTCATAACGGAAAATGGGTGTTTGTGAATCAGAGTTTAACTTCTATGAAAGATGTTACTGAACAAAAGGAAATTCCAACCGGGTCTATGGTGGAACTGACGGATGGAAAGAAAATACTGCTGTCTGCCGAAGAAGGTGGAAGACTGATCTTTGTAACTCTGGTAAATCAATAG
- a CDS encoding GNAT family N-acetyltransferase — protein MNTTITFRKASENDMDYLLDLRMKTMNPHYTDSNLPTDRETTLQRILYQFDKAHIILLDHEPVGLLKINKDGDKTEVLQLQIDPSQQGKGLGKMILNDILKEASTERKTVSLSVLKTNKAQNLYISLGFKMVDEDEHSYFMEFSV, from the coding sequence ATGAATACTACTATCACTTTCAGAAAAGCCTCAGAAAACGATATGGATTATCTTCTTGATCTAAGAATGAAGACCATGAATCCGCATTATACTGATTCCAATCTTCCAACGGACAGAGAAACCACGCTCCAAAGAATTCTTTATCAGTTCGACAAAGCCCATATCATCCTTTTAGATCATGAACCTGTTGGATTATTGAAGATCAACAAAGATGGTGATAAGACAGAGGTTCTGCAACTTCAGATTGATCCAAGTCAGCAGGGAAAAGGACTTGGAAAAATGATCTTGAATGACATTCTGAAGGAAGCATCAACAGAAAGAAAAACAGTGTCTTTAAGTGTCTTAAAAACAAATAAAGCTCAAAATTTATATATCAGTTTAGGTTTCAAAATGGTAGATGAGGATGAACATTCTTATTTTATGGAGTTTTCTGTATAG
- a CDS encoding TerY-C metal binding domain-containing protein, translated as MRRLPIYFLVDVSESMVGDPIEQVQEGIANIIRELKKDPYSLETVYISIIGFAGEAEVITPMQDIISFYPPKIPIGSGTSLSQGLIKVMDCIDRDIVKTTYERKGDWKPIVFLFTDGVPTDDATKAIERWNNKYHGKSNTIAVSIGENTNYKLLGTLSDNVLLFNNSDENSYKEFFKWVTDSIKTTSQSVTEANKEGINLSKIDSIILEKVDPGMEQRFPDNNFVVLNGKCSETEKLYLMKFKKTFAESSIPGMSTRYYRLDGAYKIDEKAYLRLSSSQKNNLKISIEELQGGTSCPHCANPIALATCSCGGIHCLKGEGYNKCPWCGTSDYYGFSSEGFDINRTLG; from the coding sequence ATGAGAAGACTACCCATTTATTTTTTAGTTGATGTCTCTGAATCTATGGTTGGAGATCCTATTGAGCAGGTACAGGAAGGTATCGCCAATATCATCAGGGAATTGAAAAAAGATCCGTATTCATTGGAAACAGTCTATATTTCCATTATAGGTTTTGCCGGAGAAGCTGAAGTGATTACCCCAATGCAGGATATCATCAGTTTTTATCCGCCTAAAATTCCGATCGGAAGCGGGACATCGCTGTCTCAGGGACTTATTAAAGTGATGGACTGTATAGACAGGGATATTGTGAAAACAACCTACGAAAGAAAAGGCGACTGGAAACCTATCGTTTTTCTTTTTACCGATGGTGTTCCTACCGATGATGCCACAAAAGCCATCGAAAGATGGAATAATAAGTATCACGGAAAATCCAATACGATAGCCGTATCTATTGGAGAGAATACCAACTATAAACTGCTAGGTACTTTATCGGACAATGTTCTACTTTTCAATAATTCTGATGAAAACTCGTATAAGGAATTTTTCAAATGGGTGACAGATTCCATTAAAACAACCAGTCAGAGTGTTACTGAAGCCAATAAAGAAGGCATTAATCTTTCAAAAATTGATTCTATTATTCTGGAAAAAGTAGATCCCGGAATGGAACAGAGATTTCCGGATAATAACTTTGTTGTTCTGAACGGTAAATGCTCAGAAACAGAGAAACTGTATTTAATGAAATTCAAAAAAACATTCGCCGAATCAAGTATACCGGGAATGTCTACAAGATACTACAGACTGGATGGAGCCTATAAAATTGATGAAAAAGCATATTTAAGGCTTTCCTCTTCACAGAAAAATAATCTTAAAATTTCCATTGAAGAACTTCAGGGAGGAACATCGTGTCCTCATTGTGCCAATCCTATTGCGTTAGCGACCTGCTCTTGTGGCGGAATTCATTGCCTGAAAGGAGAAGGATACAATAAATGCCCCTGGTGCGGAACTTCAGATTACTATGGATTTTCCAGTGAAGGATTTGATATTAACAGGACATTGGGATAA
- a CDS encoding PP2C family serine/threonine-protein phosphatase, with amino-acid sequence MEKAIIYREKEEFKEAHLVLKNASSKQFYEFSFEMTEFPNVRIKNIANLQETGLTFENNKISGIPYVNSVHDLDIEFYHIHDEKHTEIKKVHLFVNADPKDLWKNIPGDTNGIFYKPDETFYKGQFLDKKITVVSKRGRSHAHEGKFRDDDFAVNELPEDWSIVSVADGAGSAIMAREGSRLAAVVVNNFFSSGEILTEIEKNIKNIYSSQSSQEIQSEAKENTIRLLYEGVLHVYTILDKAAEENSFSIKDLHTTLIFALVKKFGFGYVILTFGVGDCPINLINPDFSEVKLLNRMDVGEFGGGTRFITMKEIFNDDIVSRFGITCVNDFSYLVLMTDGIYDPKFMTESKLEDIESWKTFFSDLAGNNDDRTKVDFVNDTDIDQQLLTWTDFWSRGNHDDRTLAIIY; translated from the coding sequence ATGGAAAAAGCTATTATTTACAGAGAAAAAGAAGAATTTAAAGAAGCCCATCTGGTCCTTAAAAATGCAAGCTCAAAGCAGTTTTATGAATTCAGTTTTGAGATGACAGAATTTCCAAATGTGAGGATAAAAAACATTGCCAATCTTCAGGAGACAGGACTTACATTTGAAAATAATAAAATATCAGGAATTCCTTATGTAAACAGTGTTCATGACCTTGATATTGAATTCTATCATATCCATGACGAAAAACATACAGAGATCAAAAAGGTACATTTGTTTGTCAATGCTGATCCGAAAGATCTTTGGAAAAATATTCCTGGCGATACCAATGGTATTTTCTATAAGCCGGACGAAACATTTTATAAAGGGCAATTTTTAGACAAAAAAATTACGGTGGTGTCCAAAAGAGGACGTTCCCATGCCCACGAAGGAAAATTCAGGGACGATGATTTTGCAGTAAACGAACTTCCGGAAGACTGGAGTATTGTTTCCGTTGCAGATGGTGCCGGTTCTGCAATAATGGCGCGAGAAGGTTCCAGACTGGCTGCCGTTGTCGTAAATAACTTTTTCAGTTCCGGTGAGATTTTAACTGAGATCGAAAAAAACATTAAAAATATATACTCTTCTCAATCATCACAAGAAATACAGTCCGAAGCCAAAGAGAATACAATAAGGCTTTTATATGAAGGAGTTTTGCATGTCTATACCATTTTGGATAAAGCTGCGGAGGAAAATTCTTTTTCTATAAAAGATCTGCATACCACGCTGATTTTTGCATTGGTTAAAAAATTCGGTTTCGGGTATGTAATCCTCACTTTTGGAGTGGGAGACTGCCCGATCAACCTGATTAATCCTGATTTTTCCGAAGTAAAGCTTCTGAACCGGATGGATGTGGGTGAATTTGGTGGCGGTACCCGATTTATCACCATGAAAGAGATTTTCAACGATGATATTGTGTCCCGGTTCGGAATCACCTGCGTGAATGATTTTTCTTATCTGGTCCTGATGACTGATGGTATTTATGATCCAAAATTCATGACGGAAAGTAAACTTGAAGATATAGAAAGCTGGAAAACATTTTTTAGTGATCTGGCCGGAAATAATGATGACCGTACAAAAGTAGATTTCGTCAATGATACAGATATTGATCAACAGCTTTTAACATGGACTGATTTCTGGAGCCGGGGAAATCATGACGACAGAACACTTGCCATAATTTATTAA